The genomic interval GGTTCACAGCGGCGCCCGCCACAACCGCACGGCCCCGGTCATCTGGACCCGCCGCAAGTACGTCCGCAAGCCGCGGAAATCCCCGCCGGGCACGGTGACCGCGGACCGCGTGCAAACGATCTTCGTCGAACCGGATTCGGACCTCGTGAAGGCGATGGCCCGGCGCACGGAGGACGCATGAACGCGAAGGCGGCCGACGTTCCGCCGGGAACGTCTCGTGACCGGGACCCGAAGCTCGACCGCGCCCGCGGCTGCCTCATCGGCCAGATCGCCGGCGATTCGCTCGGCAGCCTCGTCGAGTTCCAATCGGCCGAGGACATCCGCGACCTCCATCCCGAGGGGATCCGCGACCTCCGGGACGGGGGCACGTTCGACACGCAGGCGGGGCAGCCGACGGACGACTCCGAGATGGCCATCGCGCTGGCGCGCACGCTGATCGCTCGCGGCACGTACGACCCGGAGGCGGCGAACCGCGCCTACTGCGAGTGGCTCGACTCGGACCCGTTCGACTGCGGCCTGACGATCCGCGATGGCCTGCTCGGAGATCCGCGCCGCGAGAGCCAGGCCAACGGGGCGCTCATGCGCATCGCTCCGCTGGGCATCTTCGGCTCCCGTCATCCACTCGACACCGTCGCGCGCTGGGCGCGGGAAGACGCCCGCCTGACGCACCCGAACCGCGTCTGTCTCGACGCGAACGCCCTCTTCGCGATGGCGCTCGCCAACGCGATCGACAGCGGCCCGACGCCGAGCGAGTTGTACGAACGGATCGTGACGTGGGCGAACGAGGGGGAGATCTGCCCGGAGGTGCGGGCGTGCGTCGGGGAGGCTGCCGGCGGGCCGCCGGAGGACTACATGACGCACATGGGCTGGGTCCTGGTCGCGTTCCGCAACGCGCTGTGGCAGTTGCGGCACGCCCCATCGCTCGAAGAGGGCGTGATCGACAGCGTGATGAGGGGCGGCGATACCGACACGAACGCCGCGATCTGCGGAGGGCTCCTGGGCGCCGTCTACGGGCTGGAGGCCGTGCCCGCGCGCTGGACTGCGGCGATCCTCCGTTGCCGCCCGGAAGCAGGCCGACCCGGCGTTAGGCGGCCGCGTCCGAAGGCGTACTGGCCGGTCGACGCCCTCGATCTCGCAGCCCACGTCGCGCGCCCGAAACCGCCCGCGACCTGAAGCCGCGGCGGGCCCGGGTCGTATCAGCGGGCCTCCAGGAGCGCTCGGATCGCGGCCACTTCCTCGCGGATCGAAGTTGCGGTGCGAGCCGTCGCGCGGTCAGAGGCCGATCGAGCCTTCGAGAGAGGATCCGGGGACGTGGAACGCGTCGACGAGAGGGATCGCCTGGGGACGGATCTCGGCGCAGAGCGCGGTCACCGTGCGGCGGATGGCCTTGCTCTTGGGCGGATCCAGGTAGCCCTGCTCCAGGAACCACGCCGCCTCGCGCTCGATCGTGGCGAGCGCGTAGAGGGAACGCAGGCGCTCGATCCACTCCGCGAGGTCCGAACTCGGCGTCCGCCGCTCGGCCGCGATCATGGAGCGCAGGATCTCGCACTCGACGTGGGCCCTGGCGGCCGTGAGCGCGTGATGCTGGCAGTCGGTGAGGGCATCGAACGACGTCATCCCGCGCGCGATCCGGTGCCGGACCCGCCGGGCGAGCGACAGCACGAGGTCCGAACGGCGGGCGTCGAACACCGTGTCGTGGAATCCGGGGTCGCGGAGGTGGGTTTCGCCCGTCTTCCTCGAGATCACCCAGTTGCGCTCGGCGATCGCGCGGCCGGCGCGGCCGGCGGCGAAACGCGCGAGCCCGAACGCCCCGAGATCCCCGAACTGCTGGCGGAAGCCCGTGAGGAGGTCCTTCGCGACAAGCTGCATGAGGACCGTGTTGTCCCCCTCGAAGGTCGTGAAGACGTCGCTGTCGGCCTTCAGCGCCGCGAAGCGGTTGTGCGCGAGGTAGCCGCGCCCCCCGCACGACTCGCGGCAGGCCTGAATGGTGTCCGTCGCGTGCCAGGTGGCGCAGGCCTTGAGCCCCGCCGCGGCTGCCTCGAGGCGTCGCCGCCGCGACCCGCTCCCGGTCTCCGATTCGCCGGAGTCCCCCGCTTCCTCGGTGACCGCGGCCACGTACTCCGCCTGCAGGTCGTGGAGGGCGAAATTGAGCGCATACGTCGCGGCGAGGCGCGGGAGCAGTCGCCGCTGGTGGGCGGGATAGTCGAGGAGGATGCGCTCGGCGTCGCCGGGCGGACCGAACTGCCGGCGCCGGGCGCCGTACCGGACCGCGATCGTGAGGGCGACCTTCGTCGCGCCGAGCGCCGCGCTCCCCACGGCCACGCGGCCGCTCACCAGGGTGCCGAGCATGGTGAAGAAGCGCCGCGCCGGGCTCGCGATCGGACTCCGGTAGATCCCCTCGTCGTCGATGGAGGCGAAGCGGTCGAGGAGGT from Candidatus Palauibacter polyketidifaciens carries:
- a CDS encoding acyl-CoA dehydrogenase, which produces MAKPGSLALYPLLYVAWADAELAAEELELLRGHLRETGLREGAFAEWLDPEAPPSAERLLHLVDEVRRRAAEISPERKRSLTELGIAIAEADGEHPTREERAAILRIEEALGLGGPDAVATLFDPVRPIAPLPDVRPRFDLDAMVRFLDGPAPETRRRVCALLSDGRFEAVAGLSTADYRARVSEWCRELADEGLGALSYPAEFGGGDDPAAFIATFETLAFFDLSLLTKFGVQFGLFGGSIHQLGSRRHHEKYLRDAGTLALPGCFAMSETLHGSNVYDIQTTAVYDPGTREIVVHTPVPGARKDYIGNAARDGRLATVFAQLEVDGEGRGVHAILVPIRGEDGEPLPGVRIEDCGEKLGLNGVDNGRLHFDRVRVPRGNLLDRFASIDDEGIYRSPIASPARRFFTMLGTLVSGRVAVGSAALGATKVALTIAVRYGARRRQFGPPGDAERILLDYPAHQRRLLPRLAATYALNFALHDLQAEYVAAVTEEAGDSGESETGSGSRRRRLEAAAAGLKACATWHATDTIQACRESCGGRGYLAHNRFAALKADSDVFTTFEGDNTVLMQLVAKDLLTGFRQQFGDLGAFGLARFAAGRAGRAIAERNWVISRKTGETHLRDPGFHDTVFDARRSDLVLSLARRVRHRIARGMTSFDALTDCQHHALTAARAHVECEILRSMIAAERRTPSSDLAEWIERLRSLYALATIEREAAWFLEQGYLDPPKSKAIRRTVTALCAEIRPQAIPLVDAFHVPGSSLEGSIGL
- a CDS encoding ADP-ribosylglycohydrolase family protein, with protein sequence MNAKAADVPPGTSRDRDPKLDRARGCLIGQIAGDSLGSLVEFQSAEDIRDLHPEGIRDLRDGGTFDTQAGQPTDDSEMAIALARTLIARGTYDPEAANRAYCEWLDSDPFDCGLTIRDGLLGDPRRESQANGALMRIAPLGIFGSRHPLDTVARWAREDARLTHPNRVCLDANALFAMALANAIDSGPTPSELYERIVTWANEGEICPEVRACVGEAAGGPPEDYMTHMGWVLVAFRNALWQLRHAPSLEEGVIDSVMRGGDTDTNAAICGGLLGAVYGLEAVPARWTAAILRCRPEAGRPGVRRPRPKAYWPVDALDLAAHVARPKPPAT